In Vibrio sp. 10N, the following proteins share a genomic window:
- a CDS encoding 2OG-Fe dioxygenase family protein — protein MLHTSESTLHLTSLSGRAIEQLAPTFSTLPNTQHADGQYRLRRYSVIQHLDGKIVDTGASSFVQSEHYNHFQGDVVRQFEPVLESTLQSDAMGELVSLFVATNGLPNGQEIEIHQIRIAAVYDETEVAPEGVHQDGFDHIALVGVGRQNISGGEIMLYNNHDEAPFFKKVLVDGEVAILDDARLWHNAKPIRCVDEQSEGYMDVFVLTAKGAKHALHS, from the coding sequence ATGCTACACACCAGTGAAAGTACCTTACATCTTACTAGTCTCAGTGGCCGCGCTATTGAGCAGCTTGCGCCAACATTTTCCACCCTACCCAACACTCAGCATGCGGATGGACAATATCGTTTACGCCGCTACTCGGTCATACAACATCTTGATGGAAAGATCGTCGATACGGGTGCGAGCAGCTTTGTACAGTCAGAGCACTATAACCACTTTCAAGGGGATGTAGTGAGGCAGTTTGAACCTGTTCTTGAATCGACGCTACAAAGCGATGCGATGGGTGAGCTGGTGTCTTTGTTTGTGGCGACGAATGGCTTACCTAATGGACAAGAGATTGAGATTCACCAGATCCGTATCGCGGCGGTCTATGATGAAACCGAAGTCGCACCGGAAGGTGTGCACCAAGATGGGTTTGATCATATTGCGCTTGTCGGGGTAGGTCGTCAGAACATCAGTGGTGGTGAAATCATGCTCTACAACAACCATGATGAAGCGCCGTTTTTCAAGAAAGTACTTGTTGATGGTGAAGTGGCAATTCTAGACGATGCGCGTTTGTGGCATAACGCCAAGCCTATTCGCTGCGTCGATGAGCAGAGCGAAGGTTACATGGATGTATTTGTATTGACTGCAAAGGGAGCAAAACATGCACTTCACTCCTGA
- the cydC gene encoding heme ABC transporter ATP-binding protein/permease CydC translates to MRDLLPYLKLYKKHWFGLSLGMVLAFCTLFASIGLLTLSGWFISASAVAGLTIARETFNYMLPGAGVRGAAMARTAGRWGERVVSHNATFKLLTDLRIFFFKKLAPLIPGKAVNIRDADMLNRLVADVDAMDHVYLRLVSPMVVGAFGILCLTAVLCWFDAALGLTLGALLMLLLLIWPTVFYRLGKRNGQALTLNKAALRIKTLDWLQGYSELTLFGAESRYRQAILSAQDELLKNQFIHAKISGLAQGLLILANGWLLILMLWLAADGVGGNQPDPLIALMAFATMASFELLMPIAGAFQYLGQTLTSARRLNEVILAKPDVTFPEQDVTHSNAYSVKLNNASFSYPGANQMALRDIELEVPAGHKLAIVGQTGSGKSTLLQLITRYWDVQKGSIELAGENIQSWSEAQLRQSTSVVSQKVDVLNGTLRDNLSMAKPNASDEELNAALVKVDLGHLTENTGLDAWLGEGGRQLSGGEKRRIGIARALLHDAPILLLDEPTEGLDKKTEQQIMALFESQFVGKTVVFITHRLVSLESFDQVCLLEDGEILELGHHTELLSRKGRYFQLHQTL, encoded by the coding sequence ATGCGTGACCTACTCCCTTATTTGAAGTTATATAAAAAGCACTGGTTTGGTCTATCACTTGGTATGGTGTTGGCGTTTTGTACCTTGTTCGCTTCCATCGGCCTGTTAACGCTCTCTGGTTGGTTTATTTCGGCCTCTGCGGTTGCTGGCTTGACCATCGCTAGAGAAACCTTTAACTACATGCTTCCCGGTGCAGGGGTTCGTGGTGCGGCTATGGCTAGAACGGCTGGTCGCTGGGGTGAGCGAGTAGTGAGTCACAATGCCACCTTTAAGCTACTTACCGATCTGCGCATCTTTTTCTTTAAGAAACTGGCGCCGCTGATCCCTGGCAAAGCCGTCAACATTCGTGATGCCGACATGCTCAACCGTTTGGTAGCCGACGTTGATGCTATGGATCATGTTTATTTGCGACTGGTGAGCCCGATGGTGGTTGGCGCATTTGGCATCTTATGTTTAACCGCGGTACTTTGCTGGTTTGACGCCGCGCTTGGCTTGACGCTTGGCGCACTGCTGATGCTGCTACTGTTAATTTGGCCAACGGTTTTCTATCGTCTCGGCAAGAGAAACGGCCAAGCGCTTACGCTCAACAAAGCCGCTTTGAGGATCAAAACTCTCGATTGGTTACAAGGCTACAGTGAACTCACTCTATTCGGTGCTGAATCACGCTATCGCCAAGCCATTCTGAGTGCTCAGGATGAGCTGCTAAAGAACCAGTTTATTCACGCGAAGATCTCCGGACTTGCTCAAGGCTTGCTTATCCTTGCTAATGGTTGGCTGCTTATTTTGATGTTGTGGCTGGCAGCAGACGGTGTCGGCGGTAATCAGCCAGATCCACTGATCGCCTTGATGGCGTTTGCCACCATGGCCAGTTTTGAACTACTTATGCCAATTGCTGGTGCATTCCAATATTTGGGGCAAACCCTCACCTCAGCCCGACGTTTGAACGAAGTCATTCTCGCTAAACCGGATGTGACTTTCCCTGAACAAGACGTCACGCATAGCAACGCTTATTCAGTTAAATTAAATAATGCCAGCTTTAGCTATCCTGGTGCTAATCAAATGGCGCTTCGAGATATTGAGTTAGAGGTGCCTGCTGGTCACAAGTTGGCCATCGTAGGTCAAACAGGTTCAGGTAAATCAACCCTACTTCAGCTCATCACACGTTACTGGGATGTCCAAAAAGGTTCCATTGAACTCGCTGGCGAGAATATTCAGTCGTGGAGCGAAGCTCAGCTTCGTCAATCCACCAGCGTTGTTAGTCAAAAAGTGGATGTCCTCAATGGAACCTTGCGTGACAACCTATCCATGGCTAAACCAAATGCCAGTGATGAAGAGCTCAATGCTGCGCTGGTCAAAGTCGACCTTGGTCATTTAACTGAGAACACTGGCTTAGATGCGTGGTTAGGTGAAGGTGGACGCCAGCTATCAGGGGGTGAAAAGCGACGTATTGGTATTGCTCGTGCCCTACTTCATGACGCACCAATCCTGCTGTTAGATGAACCGACAGAAGGACTCGATAAGAAAACCGAACAACAAATAATGGCGCTGTTCGAGAGCCAGTTTGTAGGTAAAACAGTGGTGTTTATTACCCACCGCTTGGTGAGTCTTGAATCGTTCGATCAGGTATGTTTACTCGAAGATGGTGAAATACTTGAGCTCGGCCATCATACTGAACTGCTCAGTCGTAAAGGTCGATACTTCCAACTGCACCAAACTTTGTAA
- the trxB gene encoding thioredoxin-disulfide reductase: MADTKHCKLLILGSGPAGYTAAVYAARANLEPVLVTGMQQGGQLTTTTEVENWPGDAEGLTGPLLMERMQAHAEKFDTEIIFDHINKVDFSERPFKLFGDSQSYTADAVIISTGASAKYLGLDSEEAFKGRGVSACATCDGFFYRNQKVAVVGGGNTAVEEALYLSNIASEVHLVHRRDSFRAEKILVKRLMDKVENGNIILHTDRTLEEVVGDDMGVTGVRIKDTQSDLIETVDVMGAFIAIGHQPNTALFEGQLEMNNGYIVVQSGLNGNATQTSIPGIYAAGDVMDHNYRQAITSAGTGCMAALDAERFLDADES; encoded by the coding sequence ATGGCTGACACAAAACACTGTAAACTGCTGATCTTAGGTTCAGGCCCTGCTGGTTATACCGCTGCAGTTTATGCGGCTCGCGCTAACCTTGAACCTGTATTAGTGACTGGTATGCAGCAAGGTGGACAGCTAACAACAACCACTGAAGTCGAAAACTGGCCTGGTGATGCGGAAGGTTTGACTGGCCCTCTACTCATGGAGCGCATGCAAGCTCATGCAGAGAAATTCGACACCGAAATTATCTTCGATCACATCAATAAAGTGGATTTTAGCGAACGCCCTTTCAAGCTTTTTGGTGACAGCCAAAGCTACACCGCAGATGCCGTTATCATCTCTACTGGTGCATCAGCGAAATACTTGGGCCTGGACTCTGAAGAAGCATTCAAAGGCCGCGGCGTATCTGCGTGTGCCACTTGTGATGGTTTCTTCTACCGTAACCAAAAGGTTGCGGTCGTTGGTGGTGGCAACACAGCCGTTGAAGAAGCACTGTATCTTTCCAATATCGCATCAGAAGTACACTTGGTGCATCGCCGTGACAGCTTCCGCGCAGAAAAGATCTTAGTGAAGCGCTTAATGGATAAAGTCGAAAATGGCAACATCATCCTTCACACTGACCGTACTCTTGAAGAAGTGGTCGGTGATGATATGGGTGTGACAGGCGTTCGTATTAAAGACACCCAATCCGATCTCATCGAAACGGTTGATGTGATGGGTGCATTTATTGCGATTGGTCACCAACCAAACACCGCGCTTTTTGAAGGCCAGTTAGAGATGAATAACGGTTACATCGTGGTGCAATCAGGCCTTAATGGCAACGCAACGCAAACCAGCATTCCTGGTATTTATGCTGCAGGTGATGTGATGGATCATAACTATCGCCAAGCCATTACCTCTGCGGGTACAGGCTGTATGGCTGCGTTGGATGCGGAGCGATTCCTAGACGCGGATGAGTCATAA
- a CDS encoding hemolysin family protein, which produces MDILILFGLIALNGLFAMSEIALVAAKGSRLRTLAEQHRAAQVALKLKDDPTIFLSTIQIGITAIGILSGIWGEAVLSAPIMHWLVSVGMEQELASLLATTGVVLLITYFAIVVGELVPKRVAQNNAERIAVIVAYPIHGLSIATKPFVLLLTLSTNLMLKLLGQNSGNGDAVTEEDIVALVKEGSESGVIEHQEQEMIANLLQLNDRMATSLMTPRCDIHYLDIEQPLAQILKDLRQTKHSVWPVCRGGLDNLIGTISSKVLLDEYSELSIGRLVKLLRKPKFVPESMKGLPLLSYMQQTSSEMTFLVDEYGDIQGLVTHHDLLTSIAGELAMTTQHIWARKCRDGSWQLDGLIPIAVFKSKLNINDLEGEDTEGYQTLNGFLTWLAGRLPAEGEAIYYQRFVFEVMAVKNNRITQVKVHEVVLEQESEH; this is translated from the coding sequence ATGGATATATTGATTCTTTTTGGCCTAATAGCGCTCAACGGTTTGTTTGCCATGTCGGAAATTGCGTTGGTGGCAGCGAAAGGCAGCAGACTGCGTACGCTAGCTGAGCAGCATAGGGCGGCGCAGGTGGCGCTCAAACTCAAAGATGATCCCACCATTTTTCTCTCTACTATCCAAATCGGGATTACTGCCATCGGTATTCTAAGTGGCATTTGGGGTGAGGCAGTATTATCTGCTCCTATCATGCACTGGTTAGTCAGTGTTGGCATGGAGCAAGAGTTAGCCAGCTTGTTGGCGACAACAGGGGTAGTATTACTTATTACCTATTTTGCGATTGTTGTTGGGGAGTTGGTACCAAAACGTGTCGCACAAAATAATGCTGAACGCATTGCGGTTATTGTTGCCTATCCAATCCACGGATTGTCTATTGCCACTAAGCCGTTTGTGTTGTTGCTGACGCTATCGACCAATCTGATGCTAAAACTGCTTGGACAAAACAGTGGTAATGGTGACGCTGTCACAGAGGAGGATATCGTTGCTCTTGTTAAAGAAGGATCAGAATCCGGGGTGATTGAACATCAAGAGCAAGAGATGATCGCCAACTTGCTTCAGCTTAATGATCGAATGGCGACTTCGTTAATGACACCAAGATGCGATATTCATTATCTCGATATTGAGCAACCATTGGCGCAAATCCTTAAAGATCTCCGTCAAACCAAACACTCGGTATGGCCTGTATGTCGTGGAGGGTTAGACAACCTTATCGGCACTATCTCGTCTAAAGTGCTACTTGATGAGTACAGTGAACTGTCGATTGGCCGTTTGGTAAAACTGCTACGCAAACCTAAGTTCGTACCAGAATCGATGAAAGGATTGCCCCTGCTTAGTTACATGCAGCAAACCAGCAGTGAAATGACTTTTCTGGTAGATGAATATGGGGATATTCAAGGTCTAGTGACTCACCATGATTTGCTCACGTCTATTGCGGGTGAGTTGGCTATGACGACTCAGCATATCTGGGCACGAAAGTGCAGAGATGGTAGCTGGCAATTGGATGGGCTCATTCCAATTGCTGTGTTCAAAAGTAAGTTAAATATCAATGATCTAGAAGGTGAGGACACCGAAGGTTATCAAACCTTAAATGGTTTCTTAACTTGGCTTGCTGGACGTTTACCGGCGGAAGGAGAGGCTATTTATTATCAGCGGTTTGTGTTTGAGGTCATGGCGGTGAAAAACAATCGCATTACGCAAGTGAAAGTGCATGAAGTGGTGCTGGAACAAGAGAGCGAGCACTAA
- a CDS encoding DUF945 family protein, whose translation MNQLKKYGAIGGAVALVLCWPLAVGHIGQKVFEDGVAQLNNEGVSAEIVSYDRSYLSSVVETRYQVQDPVLKEQLEVDGLPTELIVKSDISHGLFSLSANSVLTNFPDFPLNMKTVTQLNGNTEFEMTLDSWSYQGNDQQTVSMSVSPSVVTGTATVLGQMTFQANIPSIQLDFENGEQLRITDIAGNGVGIKGNGFWLGEQSASMKHFTILDENHQSLFDIDTMGYTFKSSLNSETDRIDTQHIFDMTELTYPEGGQLSDLNIDFALNSLDRASFEGLVDIYQANPSMAQADINAVAPLIETLFARGFQVSMNDMHFKIAEEEFKSKWLVEVPEGTENVSRDPSVVMPAIQGNMNAYMSQGMVNAHPMLAQGVDELVVMDMIQQKEAGYELDANIEAGQLVFANGQRIPLIALFLPLLMGQSMGQ comes from the coding sequence ATGAATCAACTAAAGAAGTATGGCGCTATTGGTGGTGCAGTGGCGTTGGTATTGTGTTGGCCATTGGCGGTCGGACACATTGGGCAAAAAGTCTTTGAAGACGGTGTGGCCCAACTTAATAACGAGGGCGTGAGTGCGGAGATAGTCTCCTATGATCGTAGCTACTTGTCATCGGTAGTGGAAACTCGTTATCAAGTTCAAGATCCCGTTTTAAAAGAGCAACTTGAAGTCGACGGCCTGCCCACTGAGCTGATAGTTAAAAGCGATATTAGTCATGGTTTGTTCAGTCTTTCTGCGAACTCGGTACTGACCAACTTCCCTGACTTTCCGCTTAATATGAAGACCGTCACTCAGCTCAATGGCAATACTGAGTTTGAGATGACCTTAGATAGCTGGAGCTATCAAGGTAATGATCAGCAGACGGTGAGTATGTCTGTCTCTCCATCGGTAGTAACAGGTACTGCAACCGTACTTGGACAAATGACCTTTCAAGCCAACATTCCTTCGATTCAACTTGATTTTGAAAATGGTGAACAGCTACGCATTACGGATATCGCAGGTAATGGCGTTGGTATTAAAGGGAACGGCTTTTGGCTAGGAGAACAGAGTGCATCGATGAAGCACTTTACTATCTTGGATGAGAACCACCAAAGCCTGTTCGATATCGATACTATGGGTTACACCTTTAAGTCATCGCTAAATTCAGAAACTGACCGTATCGATACACAGCACATTTTCGATATGACAGAGCTGACGTATCCAGAAGGGGGCCAGTTAAGCGATCTGAATATCGACTTCGCACTTAACTCGCTAGATAGAGCGTCGTTTGAAGGCTTGGTTGATATATACCAAGCCAATCCTTCTATGGCACAAGCTGATATCAATGCGGTTGCTCCATTGATTGAAACTTTATTCGCTCGTGGTTTTCAGGTGTCGATGAACGATATGCACTTCAAAATTGCCGAAGAAGAGTTTAAGTCTAAGTGGTTGGTAGAAGTGCCTGAAGGCACGGAAAATGTGTCACGCGATCCAAGTGTGGTGATGCCTGCTATTCAGGGCAATATGAATGCTTACATGTCGCAAGGAATGGTTAACGCACACCCGATGTTGGCTCAAGGTGTTGATGAACTTGTGGTCATGGATATGATTCAGCAAAAAGAAGCAGGTTATGAGTTGGATGCCAATATTGAGGCGGGTCAACTAGTGTTCGCTAATGGTCAGCGCATCCCGTTGATTGCACTCTTTCTGCCACTGCTAATGGGTCAGTCTATGGGGCAATAA
- the serC gene encoding 3-phosphoserine/phosphohydroxythreonine transaminase, which produces MEPMSDNVFNFSAGPAGLPRDVLKQAQSELLDWNDLGTSVMEISHRSKPFIQVAEEAEQDLRDLLNIPSNYKVLFCQGGARAQFSAVPLNLLGSKQKATYIDAGYWAQSAVEEAQKYCTPIVHQAKTEIDGKVAVQPVSEWVIDPESAYVHFCPNETIDGIEINELPQTDLPIVADMSSTILSREIDVSKYGVIYAGAQKNIGPAGICIAIVRDDLLDLANEMLPTFLNYKVLAEKESMYNTPPTFAWYLSGLVFKWLKGLGGVKAIERINREKAAILYDYIDASPFYKNQVHVDNRSLMNVPFQLAKPELDAKFLELADERGLRALKGHRAVGGMRASIYNAMPIEGVKALVAFMKEFEQQYA; this is translated from the coding sequence ATGGAGCCGATGTCAGATAACGTATTCAATTTTAGTGCAGGACCAGCAGGGTTACCGCGCGACGTACTAAAGCAAGCGCAATCAGAGCTGCTTGATTGGAACGATTTGGGTACGTCGGTTATGGAGATCAGTCATCGAAGTAAGCCGTTTATTCAGGTGGCGGAAGAGGCTGAGCAAGATTTAAGAGATCTTCTCAACATCCCATCGAACTACAAGGTACTTTTCTGTCAGGGTGGCGCACGCGCGCAATTCTCGGCGGTGCCATTAAATCTACTTGGTAGTAAGCAAAAAGCCACTTACATTGATGCGGGATATTGGGCACAAAGCGCGGTAGAGGAAGCTCAAAAATACTGTACACCTATCGTGCATCAAGCAAAGACTGAAATTGACGGTAAAGTTGCGGTGCAGCCAGTGAGTGAATGGGTCATTGATCCTGAGTCGGCGTATGTGCACTTTTGTCCAAACGAAACCATTGATGGTATCGAGATTAACGAGTTGCCACAGACGGACTTACCGATTGTTGCGGATATGTCTTCGACCATTTTGTCGCGTGAAATTGACGTGAGCAAATATGGTGTGATCTACGCTGGCGCTCAGAAGAACATTGGTCCTGCGGGCATTTGTATCGCAATCGTACGTGACGATTTACTGGACCTTGCCAACGAGATGTTGCCAACTTTCCTAAACTACAAAGTTCTGGCAGAAAAAGAGTCGATGTACAACACGCCACCAACATTTGCTTGGTACCTATCTGGATTGGTCTTTAAATGGCTCAAGGGGCTAGGCGGTGTTAAGGCTATTGAGCGTATTAACCGTGAAAAGGCCGCCATTCTTTATGACTATATTGATGCTTCACCGTTTTACAAAAACCAAGTGCATGTGGATAACCGTTCACTGATGAATGTACCGTTCCAGTTGGCAAAACCAGAGTTGGATGCGAAATTCTTGGAGCTGGCGGACGAACGTGGTCTTCGCGCCCTAAAAGGGCACCGCGCAGTGGGTGGAATGCGTGCATCAATTTATAATGCGATGCCTATTGAAGGCGTGAAAGCGCTGGTCGCATTTATGAAAGAATTCGAGCAACAGTACGCTTAA
- a CDS encoding ATP-binding protein: MTKTNRYAVLCLDSDFANLDKLDTELSLYQSHFDIHLATSIQEGYELVQQIGRQGQHLAMVIARHSRLFDGGEFLVQLEQTAHAQSARKILISKTDSYDIQAILNAVNEGRLDHCLTYPIEQVSLHKTVVKELTQYVIHHEKDQLLDFGKVLDQQKILRAHIENKMHSYRASFIHDFHELSDNELAIQVIEALLAFFAEKDETRAVREYSAEHLLTAEGMSNQFLWFIVEGHVALYKKDDIGQQREVVRHSRGGIVGGMSFVTGEHSFSTAMTLTPTKVVKLDRNVFTQVMHSNTDLLPLFTNLLLRHFNRRLQRSINTKLELQKTLESLETAHQQLIEQEKMAMLGQLVAGVAHELNNPVSAILRGAETLSTKVDAILNTNHDANTFDIGLEVLKQSRLSSPLSTSELRLRAKVLNETIGDRRLAKRLVSLDLHNHSSLLKQAKSDPDSLAETLTKLERFQATGTTLRSIQVCAQRIADMVKSLKGYSRQDNESYELVDLHEGIEDTLVIFENRLKRHNVIKEYGSLPAIFCKPIALQQVWTNLVSNALDALPEKGQLTIRSSQVSRDDLQYNCFEFIDDGCGIPPAQLDCIFELNYTTKREGNFGLGIGLSICQQILAQHKGWIEATSEVGKYTNMAVYIPVTQQELIKEHHYD; encoded by the coding sequence ATGACGAAAACCAACCGATACGCGGTACTGTGCTTAGATAGCGATTTCGCCAATCTCGACAAACTCGACACCGAGCTATCCTTGTATCAGTCGCATTTCGATATTCACCTCGCGACCTCCATTCAAGAGGGGTATGAGCTTGTGCAACAGATCGGCCGACAAGGTCAGCATCTCGCAATGGTGATCGCCCGTCACAGCCGTCTGTTTGATGGTGGTGAGTTCTTGGTCCAACTTGAGCAAACTGCGCACGCGCAATCAGCACGTAAAATCCTGATCAGCAAAACTGACTCTTATGATATTCAAGCCATCTTAAACGCTGTGAATGAAGGGCGGCTTGATCATTGCCTGACCTATCCTATTGAGCAGGTAAGCTTGCATAAAACCGTGGTAAAGGAACTCACTCAGTATGTGATTCACCATGAGAAAGACCAGTTGCTCGACTTTGGGAAAGTGCTCGATCAGCAAAAAATACTGCGCGCCCATATCGAAAACAAAATGCATTCCTATCGCGCTAGCTTTATTCATGATTTCCATGAGCTGTCCGACAACGAGCTTGCGATACAAGTTATAGAAGCCCTACTGGCGTTTTTTGCCGAAAAAGATGAAACCCGTGCAGTGCGCGAGTATTCCGCTGAGCATCTTCTTACTGCGGAAGGCATGTCCAATCAGTTTCTGTGGTTTATTGTTGAAGGCCACGTTGCTCTGTACAAGAAAGACGATATCGGCCAGCAGCGAGAGGTTGTCAGACACAGCCGCGGCGGTATTGTTGGCGGCATGTCTTTTGTTACTGGCGAGCATTCATTCTCGACGGCTATGACGTTAACCCCGACCAAAGTCGTGAAACTCGATCGCAATGTCTTTACACAAGTCATGCATTCGAATACCGACCTACTACCGCTGTTTACTAACTTACTGCTACGCCACTTTAATCGTCGCCTGCAGCGAAGTATTAATACTAAACTCGAACTGCAAAAAACGTTGGAATCGCTAGAAACAGCGCACCAACAACTGATCGAGCAAGAAAAAATGGCCATGTTGGGACAACTTGTCGCAGGGGTGGCTCACGAACTTAACAACCCGGTTTCCGCCATTTTGCGTGGTGCCGAGACATTGTCGACAAAAGTAGATGCCATACTGAATACCAATCACGATGCTAACACGTTCGATATTGGTTTAGAGGTACTCAAACAGTCCAGGCTGTCATCCCCTTTATCAACGTCAGAATTAAGGCTGCGGGCCAAAGTGCTGAATGAAACCATTGGTGACAGACGCTTGGCAAAACGACTTGTCAGTCTTGATTTACATAATCACAGCTCCCTACTCAAACAAGCGAAAAGTGATCCCGATAGTCTAGCGGAAACCTTAACCAAACTGGAGCGTTTTCAAGCGACAGGTACGACGCTGCGTTCTATCCAAGTGTGCGCGCAGCGAATTGCCGATATGGTCAAAAGCCTCAAAGGCTACTCAAGACAAGACAACGAGTCTTATGAACTTGTCGACCTGCATGAAGGAATTGAAGACACCTTAGTGATCTTTGAAAACCGCCTTAAGCGACATAATGTCATCAAAGAGTATGGCTCATTGCCTGCGATTTTTTGTAAGCCTATCGCCTTGCAACAGGTGTGGACTAATTTAGTATCCAATGCACTTGATGCTCTCCCCGAAAAAGGACAACTAACGATCCGTAGCAGCCAAGTTTCTCGAGATGATCTTCAATATAACTGCTTCGAGTTCATCGACGATGGCTGCGGCATTCCACCAGCGCAATTAGACTGTATTTTTGAACTCAACTACACCACCAAGCGCGAAGGCAACTTTGGCTTAGGCATTGGCCTGTCTATCTGCCAGCAAATATTGGCTCAACATAAAGGGTGGATAGAAGCGACATCAGAAGTTGGCAAGTACACCAACATGGCCGTATACATTCCCGTTACACAACAAGAACTCATCAAGGAGCACCACTATGACTGA
- the cydD gene encoding heme ABC transporter permease/ATP-binding protein CydD, giving the protein MDKKKQRSLNKWLKQQSKLAKRWLMIAIGLGVLSSLFLLAQAALIATILHQLIIDHVDKHELIPHFAGLMVAVAGRAACAWGREIAGFKCGEQVRIYIRQLILDKLRQLGPSYIKGKPAGTWATLVLEQVEEMQDFFSKYLPQMSLAVAVPFIILIVVFPINWAAGLIFLVTAPLVPMFMALVGMKAADANRKNFKALQRLSGHFYDRLQSMTTIRLFNRTKAETEVLHGASEVFRKRTMDVLRLAFLSSAVLEFFTSISIAITAVYFGFSYIGELNFGHYGLGVTLFAGLFILILAPEFYQPLRDLGTFYHAKAQAVGAAESIVEFLELEVPALPNGDTKLDAKQAMTIQAEDLEVFSPDGTKLVGPISFTLDANQATALVGPSGAGKTSLINAILGFLPYQGSLKVNSIELKEVDQSTWRDAISWVGQNPMLLHGSILDNVTLGNPNVSDTQVNDALLASFSAEFVEKHGLNYQVTDRSGGLSVGQAQRLALARAMVQNGRFWLLDEPTASLDAKSERLVTQGLHASTAGKTTLMVTHQLSQLKDVDTILVMNQGQIEQQGNYDALAKQSGLFQTMLSAHHSAKAQDKGNLDA; this is encoded by the coding sequence ATGGATAAGAAAAAACAACGGAGCTTGAATAAGTGGCTCAAACAGCAAAGTAAGCTCGCCAAACGCTGGCTTATGATTGCAATAGGGCTCGGCGTTCTTTCAAGTCTGTTCCTTCTTGCGCAAGCCGCACTGATCGCTACGATTCTTCATCAACTCATTATCGATCACGTCGATAAGCACGAACTGATCCCACATTTTGCTGGCCTAATGGTCGCCGTTGCCGGCCGCGCAGCTTGTGCATGGGGCAGAGAAATTGCTGGCTTCAAATGTGGTGAACAAGTCCGAATTTATATTCGTCAGCTCATACTCGATAAGCTAAGACAGCTTGGTCCTAGCTACATCAAAGGTAAACCCGCAGGAACCTGGGCAACACTGGTTCTTGAGCAAGTAGAAGAAATGCAAGATTTCTTCTCTAAGTACCTTCCACAGATGTCTCTCGCGGTGGCTGTTCCCTTTATCATCTTGATTGTTGTCTTCCCTATCAACTGGGCGGCGGGACTTATTTTCTTAGTAACAGCGCCTTTAGTTCCTATGTTTATGGCGCTGGTGGGGATGAAAGCGGCAGATGCCAACCGCAAGAACTTCAAGGCGCTGCAACGCTTATCAGGTCACTTTTATGACCGTTTACAGTCGATGACGACAATCCGCCTATTCAACCGCACCAAAGCAGAAACCGAAGTGCTGCATGGCGCTTCAGAAGTCTTTCGTAAACGCACCATGGATGTGCTGCGTCTCGCGTTCCTCTCTTCTGCTGTTCTTGAGTTTTTCACCTCGATCTCTATTGCTATTACCGCCGTGTATTTTGGCTTTAGCTATATCGGTGAGCTGAACTTTGGCCACTATGGTCTGGGTGTGACGCTATTCGCAGGTCTATTTATCTTAATTCTCGCACCTGAGTTTTATCAGCCTCTGCGTGACTTAGGCACTTTTTACCACGCAAAAGCCCAAGCAGTTGGCGCCGCAGAGAGCATAGTCGAGTTTCTAGAGCTTGAAGTACCCGCACTGCCAAACGGCGACACTAAGCTCGATGCTAAGCAAGCGATGACCATTCAAGCGGAAGATCTAGAAGTTTTTAGCCCAGATGGCACTAAACTGGTCGGCCCTATTTCGTTTACTCTCGATGCTAATCAGGCAACCGCACTGGTTGGCCCTAGCGGCGCAGGTAAAACTAGCCTAATCAATGCGATCTTGGGCTTTTTGCCTTACCAAGGGTCACTCAAAGTCAACAGCATTGAACTCAAAGAGGTTGACCAGTCTACATGGCGCGATGCCATTAGTTGGGTCGGCCAAAACCCTATGCTACTGCATGGTTCCATTCTAGATAACGTGACTTTGGGTAATCCAAACGTTAGCGATACGCAAGTGAATGATGCACTTCTGGCCTCTTTCTCTGCAGAGTTTGTCGAAAAGCATGGTCTGAATTATCAAGTAACGGATCGCTCAGGTGGTCTCTCAGTTGGTCAAGCACAGCGATTAGCATTGGCACGCGCTATGGTTCAAAACGGCCGATTCTGGCTACTTGATGAACCCACAGCAAGTTTGGATGCGAAGAGTGAACGTCTCGTGACTCAAGGCCTCCATGCTTCCACGGCCGGTAAAACGACCCTCATGGTCACTCACCAGCTTTCTCAACTTAAAGATGTCGATACCATCTTGGTAATGAATCAAGGACAAATTGAGCAGCAAGGCAACTATGATGCGCTAGCTAAACAGTCTGGTCTGTTCCAAACCATGTTGTCAGCACACCACTCCGCCAAAGCCCAAGATAAGGGGAATCTAGATGCGTGA